From one Chanodichthys erythropterus isolate Z2021 chromosome 3, ASM2448905v1, whole genome shotgun sequence genomic stretch:
- the LOC137003926 gene encoding gastrula zinc finger protein XlCGF57.1-like yields the protein MVFVKEESEEEMSKPEPWRIKHEEQGGLVKVKEEREDLNEVEEKYQLQKVHDDTAEEKPLSCSKTENSCSQSSIQITEVKKTFTCSQCGKTFKHRGSLTTHMLLHTGKGPFTCSQCGKSFIKKSLLNYHLVSHTSEKPFICSQCGIAFARKKSLNAHVIIHTGKKPYTCSQCGKSFTQKGHLNRHVLIHTSEKPSTCPQCGKTFTRKESIKNHMKIHAGHKPFTCSQCGKSFLKKAHLKYHLLIHTGEKPFTCSQCGNTFRHKGSLKRHMLIHTGEKAFCCSQCGKSFKKKGNLKNHLLIHTSEHPCTCTQCGNTFKHKRNLKEHLLIHTGERPFTCSQCGNTFRHKGSFKSHMLIHTGEKPFTCSQCGNTFRHKGSFKKHMLIHTREMPFTCSQCGNTFRRKRSLKNHMLIHTGEMPFTCSQCGNTFRHKRSLKSFQITEVRRLFTCCQCGKSFTKKSHLNDHLLIHTGEKPFTCSQCGKSFETPGDEGNCSFIENLGTKHKQSLKKDSPPGPPLGEGAVQSPPPKEQSSPSPGRPS from the exons gtcTGGTGAAAGTAAAAGAGGAAAGAGAAGATCTGAATGAAGTGGAGGAGAAATATCAGCTTCAGAAAGTTCATGATGACACCGCTGAAGAAAAACCATTGAGTTGCTCCAAAACTGAAAACAGTTGCTCACAAAGCAGCATTCAAATAACAGAAGTCAAAAAAACTTTTACAtgttctcagtgtggaaagacttTCAAACATAGAGGAAGCCTAACGACTCACATGTTACTTCATACGGGAAAAGGGCCTTTCACCTGCTcccagtgtggaaagagttttataAAGAAATCACTCCTTAATTATCATTTGGTATCTCACACTTCAGAAAAGCCTTTCatctgctctcagtgtggaatcGCTTTCGCACGTAAAAAAAGCCTTAACGCTCACGTTATAATTCACACAGGAAAAAAGCCTTATACCTGTTcccagtgtggaaagagttttacacAAAAAGGACACCTTAATAGACATGTACTAATTCACACTTCAGAAAAGCCTTCCACCTGTCCTCAGTGTGGAAAAACATTCACGCGTAAAGAAAGCATTAAGAATCACATGAAAATTCATGCTGGACATAAGCCTTTCACCtgttctcagtgtggaaagagttttttaaAGAAGGCACACCTTAAATATCATTTGttaattcatactggagaaaagccttttacctgctctcagtgtggaaataCTTTCAGACATAAAGGAAGCCTGAAAAGGCACATGttaattcatactggagaaaaggCTTTCtgctgctctcagtgtggaaagagttttaaaaAGAAAGGAAACCTTAAGAATCATTTGTTAATTCATACTTCAGAACATCCTTgtacctgcactcagtgtggaaataCTTTCAAACATAAAAGAAACCTTAAGGAACATTTGttaattcatactggagaaaggCCCTTTACCTGCTCTCAATGTGGAAACACTTTCAGACATAAAGGAAGCTTTAAGAGTCACATGttaattcatactggagaaaagccttttaCCTGCTCTCAATGTGGAAACACTTTCAGACATAAAGGAAGCTTTAAGAAGCACATGTTAATTCATACTAGAGAAATGCCATTTACCTGCTCTCAATGTGGAAACACTTTCAGACGTAAAAGAAGTCTTAAGAATCACATGttaattcatactggagaaatgCCTTTTACCTGCTCTCAATGTGGAAACACTTTCAGACATAAAAGAAGCCTGAAAAG CTTTCAAATAACAGAAGTCAGAAGGCTATTCACCTGCtgtcagtgtggaaagagttttacaaAGAAATCACACCTTAATGATCATTTGttaattcatactggagaaaagcctttcacctgctctcagtgtggaaagagtttcgagac ACCCGGAGAtgaaggaaactgctctttcattgaaaatttgggtaccaaACACAAACAGTCACTAAagaaagattctccacccggccctcctctgGGGGAGGGAGCGGTGCAGTCACCACCTCCCAAAGAACAGTCctctccatctccgggtcgcccgtcctag